AGAGTAAGAGAATAAAAACTCAACTTGTTTTGTTAAAACCTAcaggaattaaaaattaaactTGGTTAGGACATAAAGGACAACTCAACATAAGTCTAGGTTTGGTattataattttaattttaattcgGGCCTTGATGAGTGCGACTATCATAATAGGACGCCCGGTTGAGGATATTGTACTCCAAATCCCTATATCTTGTTCTTTAAAATACGTTTTAATCCTTCCAAATTCACCTTTTAGTTTACCATAATACTTTCAAATTTACAGTGATTTTATATATAGTTGGCCTATGCACGGCCACTGCTGGGTCAATTATGAGAGGCCTTAATTAACCTCTTGTCTTTTTGGTAAATTAGTTTGgcttctttctttcatttgcAGTATGTTCAcccaaaaaatgatttttagtcTGAAATCTAGTTCTAACTTTTGGCAAACCACTTCACTAACTACTACTAGTGTGAATTACACTTGTAAAGGTAATGGGCGATATAACCAATCGGGCTTCAATTGATGACTCCGGCAAGAAATTCGCGACTGGAGAAGCCAATTACTCACCACTTCAAACGTTGTATGGACTAGCACAATGCACGCCAGATTTGTCTGATTCTAACTGTAATATATGCCTTCAGAATTGTATCGCTTTCTTTCCAACTTGTTGTGATGCAAAACAAGGAGGGAGAGTTCTGTTTCAGAGCTGTAATGTCAGGTATGAAATGTACCCCTTTTACAATGCCAGCGTCGGTGCCGCTCCGCCACTGCCTTCACCAgccctccctcctcctcctcctcctagcACTACAACTAGGAGCAGCCCTGGTAAAACTTCTTTTGTAAAGCTGGATTTGGAATTTAATTTTCACGGTTTCTAGATTTGTCCAATAACCTTAGCTATAGTCTGTCACTCCTATAGTTCCGTAttcttggttcttttttttagaTGTCCCCAAATATGGTCCATTTTGAAACGTGAAAGAAAATCCTCGTACCTCTCTAAATCCATCCATTATAAACACATTCAGAAGCGGAGAAAAAGTGGTGGGATATTAAGAAATAAGGTAATTAATTGTTGTGCCCCAAGGATctaaaccaaacacacaaacgCAGAAAATACGTGGTTCCAAAAttgggtacatccacggaggaATCGGAGCAATCTCACTATGAATCGAGACACAAATGGAGTAATTCTCTCCCAACTCAGTACAACCTCTCTGATTACATTGTTGCTAGCCTCACTGATCTCACACTCTGAGAGATACAAATAACCCAGAACAAAGTCCCCATATATAGGCAAAACCAATGCTCagttatttgcataaacattaCTCCTGGTAGCCGCATGTTCTGGTACTTGATGGGAAATAGAGAGGAGTAACTTCGGGAGGTTGAAACACTTATGTCTGCATGTTAATTTGCCAAAACTCCCACAAAGGACTATGAGCTGAAAGGCATATATAAAACAATTATAGTCTTGAAATTGTGAGTGATCATGGTGTTAACAAATTCAAGCTATTCGATATTGACTCATATTTGACTTGTCAAAACACTTATTTGAGATCACTACCATTACCTTACAAACCAGGTCTGAATACATTTTCCAAACTCGTAAAGTTTTTGACCAATGCTTGATATCCTAATCAGCTTAGGTAACACTTGTTTGAGCTCAGATCGATTGTAAACAAAACAAACTTACTATTTACTAGTTTCAATCAAGTTGAGACACTCACTACGCTGCtcacttataaaaaaaactcactaAAGTGCTCGAATAAGATTGTTTACACTAGTATGAGTGCTAACTTTTGTTAGTTAAAATTGTTGATGAAATAATTCTTCTAATGCAGGAAATGGGGGAATCTCATCGAAAGTAATCATTGCCATTGTAGTTCCAACTGGGGTTGCCATTATGCTTTTCATAGCAGGTTTCTATTGCCGAACTAAGAGGGCACGTAACAATAATAATtctaaaagagaagaaaatggtgaGAACAAGGGAAAATAACTTCTTTTAGcccaaaaaaagtaaagaaagtaATGTTAGAGACCCAAAAAAAACCATCGTGTCCTTTCTTGTTTTGACCATTTATTATTGTTTCAACTTTTGATTTGTCCAGTTGGGAATGATATCTCAACAGTTCAGTCCTTGCATTATGATTTGGGAACTATTCAAGCTGTGACAAACAACTTCACAGATGATAACAAAATTGGTGAAGGTGGATTTGGTCCAGTCTACAaggtatatttttttgttgtaaaatCGTTCCCAATTCTTAGAAGTTCTCCTACTTTGGATCTATAAGTTTCACGGGATATTTTGTATTCTCAGGGCTTACTTCCAAATGGACAAGAGGTAGCTGTGAAAAGGCTATCTCGAACTTCAGGGCAAGGTGCACAAGAATTCATGAATGAGGTGATATTGGTAGCCAAGCTTCAGCATAGAAACCTAGTGAGGCTATTGGGATATTGcttggaaggagaagaaaagataCTCATTTATGAGTTTGTTCCCAACAAAAGCCTAGACTACTATTTATTCGGTACGGAAATCTAAATAAGTCTTTGTTATATAGCTTGTTACCTTTTAATTGCCATGAATGTTAAATTGGGAATCCAATATGGAATTACCTGTCAAACACACAAGCAAAGATAAATAGTACACAATATGAATTGTGTATTGAGGAGCATTTCACTTGCATGCTCAGAAATGAGACCCCTTTAATGTGTTCGTTGGCTAAATAACATACTATATGTCATTCCCAAGTCTAGTTCCTTCTAACTTGAACTTGCATTTGGATCGATCAATGGACAGACCCACAACTGCAAACGGAGTTGGATTGGTCAAGACGTCACAAGATTATAGGAGGGATAGCCCGGGGCATGTTGTACCTTCATGAAGATTCCAGGCTTACGATTATACACCGCGATCTCAAAGCTAGCAATATCTTGTTAGATGGTAATATGAATGCGAAAGTTTCAGATTTTGGCATGGCTAGGATCTTTGGTGTTGATCAAACTCAAGGAAGTACAAGTCGAGTTGTTGGAACATTGTAAGTAGTGTCCTTGAATCCtgtgtgtttgtttttctttaattgCAGTACCAGGCGTGAATATATACAGTCTCTATCGACGCATCATTTGATTCATCAAAAGCCAACCCTAGGGGTAAAGAAACAGATATGctattaaatgattttttaacaCTCTAGTATTCTATTCTTTGTTAGAATAATAGTCCTTTTCTGACCTTATTATTGGTTATTAATTTACCTGATTACCTACCCATCAATTCTTGACATATTTTCAAAATCGGTAGGTACTTTTACCTTTTTGGACCTGATTACCTTTTTGGACCCGTGTGTTTGTTATGTGTTGttgtaaccaaaaaaagaaaaaaaggagtgcTAAATCAATTCACATACTATTTTTAGTTAAAAGTTTGGGGTAATATGTCCTTTAACTGTTTCATGTCTGATTTTGTCCGAAAATATATAGGTTGTTTCTTCCAATCACCTATTCATGATTCATTGATAATGGTGGATTGCAGTGGTTACATGTCTCCAGAGTATGTAAGGCATGGACAATTCTCTGCAAAATCTGATGTGTTTAGCTTCGGTGTGTTAGTTCTGGAGATCATTTCTGGCAAAAAGAACAGTAACTTTTACCAGTCAGATGGTGCTGCGGACCTTCTGAGCTATGTAAGCTCTTTTCCATACATTCTACTTGCTACTCCGTGTGTTTCCATTTTGCTAGTCTTCTATCCATGATTTAAGAATGTTTGAAAATGCATGTCCTTGTTGAAATTTCTTAAATGAACGCTTGTAAGTAAttacaaatatatattaaaagtaAAGATATATTAAATAATGCCTTtgaatgtgaatgtgaatgtgaatAAATTCATCAATATCCTTTTAGAAAGTTAACACTCCATAACAAGACCAACAATATTAGactctttttattttatctgCGACCACATATATTAGACATAACAAGGGGAGTATCATACCTTTTATTGCCAACTTCTTCACATTGACAATACATGTATATAATGACTTGTTGCAGGCTTGGAAACTCTGGAGGGAAGGAACGTCCTTGGATTTGATGGATCCAACTCTTGAAGGGTCCTATGCAAGAAATGAAGTCACGAGATGCATCCATATTGCCTTGTTGTGCGTCCAAGATGATCCAGCCGCCAGGCCTTCCATGGCAACCATAGTTCTGATGCTCAATAGCTATTCCATTACTCTTGGAATTCCTCAACAGCCTGAATTCCTGGGTCGGAGCAGAACAGGGTCGCATAATGTTAAAAGCGTAGAGTCGGATCAGTCTTCGAGCAAGTCAATACAATGGTCTGTGAATGAAGCATCCATTACTGAACTAGACCCCAGATGATGCGAGAAATCTAGGCGAATACAACAAATCAGTGTGTGATCTATGGCGTGCGATAAATAACCTAAGAGTCTCGACGTGAAAGATTTATTGACATGTTTGAGAGATTTAGAATATGTAATTGCATTTTTATTACAGTACCAGACCAATATAAGTTTTATAAATTCAGCACAGCGTTACAATGTCAGAATAAGTTTAATGCTATGCATTAGACTGGTCCTCTTACAGAAATAGAATGTTGCCAACTGTTATATAGAAGAATTGTCACTTATGGATGGACAGCAGGTAGTAATCCTTAGCAAAACGATAACTACTCGTGTTTGATTGATTGAAGTTCGATTCTTACCAATGGAGATAAAGCTGGTAGACAACTCAGTAAAAGTGCCCTCTTTCTATGGAAGCCCTAGGTTGTTCCGTGTGTGGGATTACAATCCCGCGAGTGCTAGTAGCTGTACGcgcagtgttctaaatggcggccacCAAGGCCACCTAGGCGTTTGGAGGTACCTcaccgccacgccaataccccttggcatttgatttggcgcccagggagatttggcggtgtttggcggccctTGGCGGGCTCGGCGGCGTCTTTGGCGGCCTAAATTGTATACTATTGACGTAAAAGGGCTACaattaaaagtacaaaaactaaaagggcttattatgtaattttacaaaatcatatctatatatattacaatTACATTTACATCCCCATTCAACACTCTACACTCCAGAGCTTCAGAGGCGGGAGGAGACGATTCAGACGAAACGAAGTGAAGTACTCTGTCGATGccatcgtctctctctctctctctctctctctctctgcttgaTTTAGAGAGCTTTCAGAAGTGTACATACCTGATtgagtttttttgaaatttatgtatttctgattgagtttttttttttggtatttaaaaaaaaaaacagattgtataacgacaaatagattgtaaaaaaaaaaaacagattatgacagattgtatttttttttaaaaaacgcCAAATTGCTTggcgccgcctaggcggcttggcccttggaggtgggtctccgccctactagtgccaagcgccatttagaacattggttaTTAATTTTCTGCTAGCATGCGTTTGGTGTTTCTTGACATTTGATGAGTCAATTCCCTGCTGTGGTTTGTTCctttttcactcttttcaacTTAACTCCTATTATGCAAAATAAATAATAGATGTAATTTTTCCgtcacgaaaaaaaaaaatcaaacaaatggcGTTTAAAGGAATTGTTCTGGATCCTGAGAATGACTTGGTCTGTACCCTTTGCCTCAAACAAAGGAAACCTAATTCCGACGGTTCACTTGAGCAGAACTCGCTCAAAAGATCAAGGATATCGAATCTTCTATatgtaaaaatcataaaatactCACACGCCCATAATGAAATCGATGCTACACATAAAGTTTTATACATACACGGAGATCTGGGGTTTTTGAAATGGGTTGAATTTGAGGAAACAATTATAGGGTTTATGAATTGGGGCTACATATATGTATAATTGCAGAGACAGGGGGAGATATACCTGGTTCCCGTATCTATCGCCTGATGTTGCTAATCGTGCGATCTCTTCCTTGCCGATGGGGGATTGGATTCACATTTTCCCGTCGAGACAGAACGAGAACGAGAGAGGGAGCGTCGAGTCGAGGGCTGAGGGTAAATAAATTACGAGGCACTTGTTTTTAAATTAGGTAAATAATAattccaaaattgttttttttcgaaaatcctattggtacctaccggtaccgtagggaaatcgtagggacggccgcgccggaccatctccggccaccggacggccgattcgagccgtccaaaaattctgtaaaaaaaaaaaaacgaaggggCCTGCAAGAGattcaatggcatccgacgcgCGCatggtgctcgatccaaccactctatttgtgtgtgtgtgtgtgtgtgtgtatatatatatatatatgtccccttgtttctttttttttgggaatttttgaacggctcggatcagccgtccggtggccggagacagtcCGGCGTGGCCGTCTCTAcgatttccctacggtaccggtcggtacctgtagccatactctcttttttgttggtgtcaaaatttTTATACCCAAAAGATTTGTACCATGTGCATTGCATAAGACTTGATGCTCCGGAGTTTTgtcaccaacaaaaacaattttggcattatcactccCATTAAATTTATGCTATGTTTGGAACTTAACAAAGAGAAacggaaattaaaaaaaaaatctttttattgtttggttggaaaagaaagagaaaaataatttcaagtttCGTGAATagttttccttccattttttctctcattttctacccatttctctttttctttctttaagttccaaacaaagccttagttTCACCACTAATCTCAATTTCATGTAAAGCGTGAGATTAGGCCTCGTTCCAGTTTCtttaaaaatgaacttttagaaaatgaaagtaatttcaagttaaaaaatcatgtatttacgcaaataatttttctaccaatataaatcttgtttgatagatctcattgaaatcttttaaacaatgcaaaaaaaaattaaaaaaatatttttcttttttattatatttgagcttgaaattatcttttttttgaaaaagaaagtttaaAAGGAACAGCAAGCAATTaaatgttttctattttttggcaATCACCAATTTTATTAGAGAAGGGGGGAAAATCCTAGAGattaaaaagtgttttttttggcCATCAACCATTTTATTAGAGAACAGAGAAAAAATCCTCAAGAAATACAATGAATCAAAGGCATGAGCCTATACAAGTATTAAAGCCGAAACTAAAACCAAAGCGTAGAAAAGGCCTAGAAAGAAATATGCCAATTATGGCACATAAGGATGGAACCAATGGAGACAAGTGGCGGCGGCCTCCATGACAAAAGATTTTAGAAaacacaattattatatgtaaaataaaatCATCCCCAACTTAGATGAGATACGGTAATCAAACCAAGTTAATAATTTTGCATTTAATACATTCAATTTTAAGTGTCGTACTGGGTTATCAAACAACCCCAACTCACTTCTTTTTTATGTGAGGAGAGGAAAGTTCCACACTATCACGCCAGCATTTACTTTTACGTACTCCCCAAAACGATGCACTTAGAATGCTTAGAGTTACGAAATATTGGTTGATTCCTAGATGAATACTTGATGGCTGGAAGATAAACGCCTCAATAAAGAGCCCCAGGCGCTGTCGTTTTGGGacagcaagagagagaggggttgcgTGGCAGCTTGTGACTGGTTTCCGCAAATTTTTAATTAAACGGAAGCTCCGTTAATTAGTTTATCTCTATTTGGAAATTGTCAGACCTCGTTGGTGGCTACGTTAAACAAACTACTCCCTCcttccctaaataagtgttcggcgtgTAAAActaggccttacaaaatatgcatgttttttattaaaaaatttaattttttttcac
The sequence above is a segment of the Rhododendron vialii isolate Sample 1 chromosome 13a, ASM3025357v1 genome. Coding sequences within it:
- the LOC131313376 gene encoding cysteine-rich receptor-like protein kinase 10, with product MANLPHKLPRKAFFIYLMICLLSLIPIIEGADPSFRFIDCPNTTNTYAPNSTYHTNLNTLLSVLSSNSNNTSTGFYNFTAGSSPPDVTYGLFLCRGDLTPAACQDCVAYASRDIVEQCPESKRVTIWYDECMLRYSNASIFSIMDTKGGYLWNTQNVTNATLLNEVLGKVMGDITNRASIDDSGKKFATGEANYSPLQTLYGLAQCTPDLSDSNCNICLQNCIAFFPTCCDAKQGGRVLFQSCNVRYEMYPFYNASVGAAPPLPSPALPPPPPPSTTTRSSPGNGGISSKVIIAIVVPTGVAIMLFIAGFYCRTKRARNNNNSKREENVGNDISTVQSLHYDLGTIQAVTNNFTDDNKIGEGGFGPVYKGLLPNGQEVAVKRLSRTSGQGAQEFMNEVILVAKLQHRNLVRLLGYCLEGEEKILIYEFVPNKSLDYYLFDPQLQTELDWSRRHKIIGGIARGMLYLHEDSRLTIIHRDLKASNILLDGNMNAKVSDFGMARIFGVDQTQGSTSRVVGTFGYMSPEYVRHGQFSAKSDVFSFGVLVLEIISGKKNSNFYQSDGAADLLSYAWKLWREGTSLDLMDPTLEGSYARNEVTRCIHIALLCVQDDPAARPSMATIVLMLNSYSITLGIPQQPEFLGRSRTGSHNVKSVESDQSSSKSIQWSVNEASITELDPR